One region of Sylvia atricapilla isolate bSylAtr1 chromosome Z, bSylAtr1.pri, whole genome shotgun sequence genomic DNA includes:
- the GAS1 gene encoding growth arrest-specific protein 1: MVAPSPARHGGGGRRWPRAAAWLWLAAALGAVWLPRGSLVQGRRLICWQAVLQCQGEPECSYAYNQYAEACAPVLLQQQPPPAGGGDGPAGAAGAATSSRRRCPSHCIAALIQLNHTRRGPALEDCDCAQDENCRATKRAIEPCLPRTSSPAGGGPGGSGPGGPGVMGCTEARRRCDWDSRCSLALNRYMTYCGKLFNGLRCTPECRAVIEDMLAVPKAVLLNDCVCDGLERPICESVKENMARLCFGTDMGGNGAGSSGGSDGGLEEYYDEDYEEEPSQKGRDDAEDNAGAEPGFPVQADNAGRPAGAAGALLASILVPLLPRL; encoded by the coding sequence ATGGTGGCCCCCTCGCCCGCTCGGCACGGAGGCGGCGGCCGGCGCTGGCCGCGGGCGGCCGCCTGGCTGTGGTTGGCGGCGGCGCTGGGCGCCGTGTGGCTGCCTCGGGGCTCGCTGGTGCAGGGCCGGCGGCTGATCTGCTGGCAGGCGGTGCTGCAGTGTCAGGGGGAGCCCGAGTGCAGCTACGCGTACAACCAGTACGCCGAGGCGTGCGCCCcggtgctcctgcagcagcagccgccgccggcgggcggcggggacGGCCCGGCGGGTGCTGCCGGCGCGGCCACCTCGTCCAGGCGGCGGTGCCCCAGCCACTGCATCGCAGCGCTCATCCAGCTCAACCACACCCGGCGTGGCCCGGCGCTGGAGGACTGCGACTGCGCGCAGGACGAGAACTGCCGCGCCACCAAGCGCGCCATCGAGCCCTGCCTGCCCCGCACCAGCAGCCCCgcgggcggcggccccggcggctccggccccggcggccccggcgTCATGGGCTGCACGGAGGCGCGGCGGCGCTGCGACTGGGACAGCCGCTGCAGCCTGGCGCTGAACCGCTACATGACCTACTGCGGGAAGCTGTTCAACGGGCTGCGCTGCACACCCGAGTGTCGCGCCGTCATCGAGGACATGCTGGCCGTGCCCAAGGCCGTGCTGCTCAACGACTGCGTCTGCGACGGGCTGGAGCGGCCCATCTGCGAGTCGGTCAAGGAGAACATGGCCCGTCTCTGCTTCGGCACCGACATGGGCGGCAACGGCGCGGGCAGCAGCGGCGGCTCGGACGGCGGCCTGGAGGAGTACTACGACGAGGACTACGAGGAGGAGCCGAGCCAGAAGGGGAGGGACGACGCGGAGGACAATGCGGGCGCCGAGCCCGGCTTCCCCGTGCAGGCAGATAACGCCGGCCGGCCCGCCGGGGCGGCCGGGGCGCTGCTCGCCTCCATCTTGGTGCCGCTGTTGCCACGGCTCTAG